The sequence ACAAAGGCTGAGTGATCGCCTCGGTATCGGACACTCGCAGGGTAAATGCTGTTATCGGCTGCATGCTGTATCCTTCCTTTGCCGTGAAATGGCTAATTTCGCTTCCAATACAGACCCATCAATATCAGGTATCCCACAAAGTAAGCCAGCAAATCGAGTGGGTCGAAATGGCTACCAATCACGATTCGCGCCAAGCGATTACCGCCAAGACCCAACTTGTCCACTAAGCCCCAATACTGACCAAACTCAATGGCAAAGGCAAACAGCAATACGGCCAATGCCAACCAAGGCGTATGCAATAACCGATTGATTGGCTCCCCCTTCACATTGACTACAGGCACTAGAGCACGCGCCATGCAAAACAATAACATCACCACCAATACGTCACCGACAAAGCCGCGAATAAACCCCGAAGGCACAAAACGCGCAATCAAGACTTCGATAACAAACAGCAACACGGCATAAATTAAAAAAGATTTTCGATCGGGCTGACGGCTAAAAACGTTAACAGGCATAA comes from Shewanella oneidensis MR-1 and encodes:
- a CDS encoding DUF2809 domain-containing protein; amino-acid sequence: MPVNVFSRQPDRKSFLIYAVLLFVIEVLIARFVPSGFIRGFVGDVLVVMLLFCMARALVPVVNVKGEPINRLLHTPWLALAVLLFAFAIEFGQYWGLVDKLGLGGNRLARIVIGSHFDPLDLLAYFVGYLILMGLYWKRN